Proteins encoded within one genomic window of Candidatus Berkiella cookevillensis:
- a CDS encoding flagellar basal body P-ring protein FlgI has product MIKKILMSAFVVLFSVQSHAARVKDIASIQGVRSNQLVGYGLVVGLNGTGDTESFTKQSFKSMLNKLGVTIPPDVNPSIKNVAAVALNGTLPAFAKPGQTLDVTVSSLGNAKSLRGGTLLLAPLKGADGNIYAVAQGNLIVGGLSAEGNDGSKVTVNVPVVGRIPNGAMVERGVPSPFFLTDHVIFNLNQSDFTSARRVSEMINQYVGPKTAVALDGTSIKVLVPEDIETKVAFISAIENLEVAPGVVPARIIVNSRTGTIVIGKNVTVGPAAISHGNLTVTISETKSVSQPNSLSGGVTTPVDRSEVVVSQDKNRMFLLEPEASLDSIVDAINKVGAAPSDLMAILEALKQAGALNANIEII; this is encoded by the coding sequence ATGATTAAGAAAATTTTGATGAGTGCCTTTGTTGTATTGTTTTCAGTACAAAGCCATGCTGCACGCGTTAAAGACATTGCATCCATACAAGGTGTACGTTCCAATCAATTGGTTGGTTATGGTTTGGTTGTTGGTTTGAATGGCACAGGTGATACAGAATCTTTTACGAAGCAATCTTTTAAAAGCATGCTCAATAAATTAGGGGTGACCATTCCACCAGATGTAAATCCTTCTATTAAAAATGTTGCGGCAGTTGCTTTAAACGGTACGTTGCCTGCCTTTGCAAAACCTGGTCAAACTCTGGATGTAACAGTTTCATCCTTAGGTAACGCCAAAAGTTTAAGAGGTGGAACCTTGCTCTTAGCACCACTCAAAGGGGCAGATGGTAATATTTATGCAGTTGCACAAGGCAATCTTATTGTAGGTGGCTTGTCCGCAGAAGGTAATGATGGTTCTAAGGTAACAGTGAATGTACCTGTTGTAGGCAGAATTCCTAATGGTGCAATGGTAGAACGAGGCGTGCCTAGCCCATTCTTCCTGACTGATCATGTTATTTTTAATCTAAATCAATCTGATTTTACTTCTGCGAGACGTGTTTCTGAAATGATTAATCAGTATGTAGGACCTAAAACGGCTGTGGCGTTGGATGGCACTTCTATTAAAGTATTGGTACCTGAAGATATAGAAACAAAAGTTGCTTTTATTTCTGCCATAGAAAACTTAGAGGTTGCGCCTGGCGTTGTTCCTGCACGCATTATTGTTAACTCCAGAACAGGCACAATCGTGATTGGCAAAAATGTTACTGTGGGACCCGCTGCAATTTCTCATGGTAATTTAACAGTTACTATTAGTGAAACCAAATCAGTTTCACAACCCAATTCTTTAAGTGGTGGCGTTACAACACCTGTGGATAGATCTGAGGTGGTTGTTTCTCAAGATAAAAATAGAATGTTTTTATTAGAACCAGAAGCGTCGCTTGATTCGATCGTAGATGCAATCAATAAAGTAGGGGCAGCACCCAGCGATTTGATGGCAATATTAGAAGCGTTGAAGCAAGCGGGTGCCTTAAACGCAAATATTGAAATTATCTAA
- the flgK gene encoding flagellar hook-associated protein FlgK: protein MSDLLGIASSGLQAIQKALNTTSHNISNVNTPGYSRQVETFVTRPADKIGSGYIGTGVSALSTRRIVDQFTIDALRTQTSNANELETLANLLGELDGLLADPNTGVVQGFNNFFLSLQDLNNTPNSIPARQLFISQVNMLAGRFNDVYGQLQSQLSGTDQKIGFITTEINSLAQNIASLNAKIGGNSASGQPNDLLDQRDQLLSELSKYVSVSSIQDTDGSINVFIGSGLPLVMGGVASTLGTQLNSIDPSKKDVVLTTPYSNQIITNNISGGQMGALLSMRDSVLTTTINAMGRLAITIASAMNDQHSLGIDLNGAQGGLVFSDVNSIDAIRNRSIASTSNTGNAILNVSINDINNPSKPPYEVFSSDTNIIDTSSLLSLQTGNMTLNGISIRAATMADDSVSSAGNTGSAIAIAAAINSRSTQHGVTATAQPNVVYLGQFTAGAFAAGDFSINGVNIVTTGADEATLLQDINALSAQTGVRAIGDGNSNISLIAQDGRNIQLTSDVGTPVATFANFDTSSAIALDKIQRAGVELSSTQSIKITGNNLSSIGFNSGTTPTENSGLTLDNYSLSFDGTFYTLRRQSDDSVVVQSTSSTMKVDGMTISVESGSMNIGDGFAILPTRNAAIEIKAIIKDPKQLALAYPVATSASLNNTGTGIMKVSNVVDTSGTPASTASRLGNAFQTAKQLSPPIQIEFISDTVFRVYNVGNGFPGVQIGPDQIYDPSSGTHEVFPISGVVDNSLPGPNSTYVYDPGYRISLEGVPKSGDIFSIGFNQDGSGDNRNSIKMLGIQLDKLISGGHATLQDSLSQSVSDIASQASQASTNSEASKSFLDALETRRNNISGVNLEEEAANLLRFEQSYQAIAQLFSVARSLFDTLIGAFSR, encoded by the coding sequence ATGAGTGATTTATTAGGCATTGCATCCTCAGGTTTACAGGCTATACAAAAAGCCTTAAATACAACCTCTCATAATATTAGCAACGTGAATACGCCGGGATACAGTCGGCAAGTTGAAACTTTTGTCACGCGTCCTGCTGACAAAATAGGTTCTGGATATATTGGAACAGGTGTGTCTGCCTTATCTACACGTCGGATTGTCGATCAATTTACAATTGATGCACTTCGTACCCAGACAAGCAATGCCAATGAATTAGAAACACTTGCAAATTTATTAGGTGAATTAGATGGTCTCTTAGCAGATCCAAATACAGGGGTTGTACAAGGTTTTAATAATTTCTTTTTAAGCCTTCAAGATCTGAATAACACGCCGAACTCAATTCCTGCACGACAACTTTTTATTTCTCAAGTAAATATGCTTGCCGGTAGGTTTAATGATGTTTATGGACAACTTCAATCTCAACTGTCTGGCACCGATCAGAAAATTGGTTTTATTACGACAGAAATAAATTCTCTTGCTCAGAATATTGCGAGTCTTAATGCAAAAATTGGTGGTAACAGCGCTTCTGGCCAACCTAACGATCTATTAGATCAACGAGACCAGTTATTATCTGAACTATCAAAATATGTGAGTGTTTCAAGCATACAAGATACAGATGGTTCAATAAATGTGTTTATTGGTAGCGGTTTGCCTCTTGTAATGGGCGGCGTGGCAAGCACCTTAGGAACCCAGCTCAACAGTATCGATCCTTCAAAAAAAGATGTAGTACTTACCACGCCGTATTCAAATCAGATTATTACGAACAATATATCTGGTGGGCAAATGGGCGCTCTTTTATCAATGAGAGATTCTGTTTTAACGACAACGATTAATGCAATGGGGCGTTTAGCCATTACAATTGCAAGCGCAATGAATGATCAGCATAGCTTGGGTATTGACTTAAATGGTGCTCAAGGCGGGCTTGTCTTTTCTGATGTTAATTCGATAGATGCCATCAGAAATAGAAGTATAGCGAGCACCAGCAATACAGGTAATGCAATTTTAAATGTTTCTATTAATGATATTAATAATCCATCGAAACCACCCTATGAGGTGTTTTCTTCTGACACAAATATTATTGACACTTCATCTTTACTGAGCCTGCAAACTGGGAACATGACACTTAATGGCATTTCAATAAGAGCCGCAACAATGGCCGATGATAGTGTATCAAGTGCTGGGAATACGGGGAGTGCCATTGCAATTGCTGCGGCGATTAATTCGCGCTCTACACAGCATGGTGTGACAGCTACAGCGCAGCCAAATGTGGTTTACTTAGGGCAATTTACAGCCGGAGCATTTGCTGCGGGTGACTTTAGTATCAATGGTGTGAATATTGTCACAACGGGAGCAGATGAAGCTACATTACTTCAAGATATTAATGCCTTGAGTGCGCAAACGGGTGTCCGAGCGATTGGCGATGGAAATTCAAATATTTCATTGATTGCACAAGATGGCAGAAATATTCAACTCACGAGTGATGTAGGCACGCCTGTTGCAACCTTTGCAAATTTTGATACAAGCAGTGCGATAGCGCTTGATAAAATACAGCGTGCGGGTGTGGAATTGTCATCAACCCAATCCATTAAAATTACGGGAAACAATTTATCCTCTATTGGTTTTAATAGCGGCACAACACCTACTGAAAATTCAGGTTTAACACTTGATAATTACAGTTTGTCCTTTGATGGCACATTTTATACCTTAAGACGTCAGTCTGATGATTCTGTTGTTGTTCAATCTACCTCTTCAACGATGAAAGTAGATGGGATGACCATATCGGTTGAATCAGGCAGCATGAATATCGGTGATGGTTTTGCTATTTTGCCAACCAGAAATGCCGCTATAGAAATAAAAGCAATCATTAAAGATCCAAAGCAACTTGCATTAGCCTATCCTGTAGCAACCTCGGCTTCTTTAAATAATACTGGTACAGGAATAATGAAGGTTAGCAATGTGGTGGATACCTCGGGCACACCTGCATCTACTGCATCTAGATTGGGAAATGCTTTTCAAACAGCCAAACAATTAAGTCCGCCTATCCAAATTGAATTTATCTCTGACACTGTATTTAGAGTTTATAATGTTGGAAATGGTTTTCCAGGTGTGCAAATTGGTCCTGATCAGATCTATGATCCTTCTTCGGGCACACATGAAGTTTTTCCCATCAGTGGTGTCGTAGACAATTCTTTACCAGGTCCGAACTCAACTTATGTTTATGATCCAGGCTATAGAATATCATTAGAAGGGGTTCCAAAATCTGGTGATATTTTTAGTATTGGCTTTAATCAAGACGGCAGTGGTGATAATCGTAATAGTATCAAAATGTTGGGAATACAGCTCGATAAACTTATTAGTGGTGGTCATGCAACCTTGCAAGACAGCCTTTCACAATCAGTAAGTGATATTGCATCTCAGGCCAGCCAAGCTTCAACCAATTCTGAAGCCAGCAAAAGTTTCTTAGATGCATTAGAAACAAGAAGAAATAACATATCAGGTGTAAACTTAGAGGAAGAGGCAGCTAACTTGTTGAGATTTGAGCAGAGTTATCAAGCCATTGCACAATTATTTTCTGTTGCTCGTAGTCTCTTTGATACTTTAATTGGAGCGTTTAGTAGATAA
- the flgL gene encoding flagellar hook-associated protein FlgL, with amino-acid sequence MRISSIEYFQRSVEGMLNQQSKLSQLQSKASLGKKIIKPSDDPIGASRALQLRQDILRVEQYSKNSNSAKSSLEFEESVLQSITNNYQRLRELAISANNGSLSSTERDAISNEMQVILGDMESLANSKNGNGEYIFSGFKTLTQAISKSLSGDYVFQGDEGQRTIQLNDASFIESNDTGKTLFFNLTTSSLDLNTSRGIASITTASSGLVNAGTLPSLDVGDLMINNIAISAAISDGLSSTDAARSGIAIATAINTSYSEHGVHAIVNENMVNLGIFNSQPITSGQFVLNGVTITDTTGTEASLMNSINNQSETTGVIATQPGGVGTAIILVAGDGRNIQLQTAGGAAASFGNFDLSAGALNQVSRATVTLRSNQSINIQGALPSDIGLSAGSINTSTNSGDAVFSAAKVVGVPHNLNETYSIIFNAGGTSFDIVADSNPNQPLSGYDDITYIPGQEIEFNGLRLSITGEPNAGDVFNVEIKQVPTQNIFTSTKNISDNIKVLGNDPARLDYEIGVFLNSLESAESSLNNVRAQIGARLNVIDSLNQNNDNIKFIAQEALSKIEDLDYAEAVSLLSQMTLSLQISQQTFARIQSLSLFNFL; translated from the coding sequence ATGAGAATTTCAAGCATAGAATATTTTCAAAGAAGTGTAGAAGGAATGTTGAATCAGCAATCTAAGCTGAGCCAACTTCAATCCAAAGCGTCTTTAGGCAAAAAAATCATAAAGCCATCTGACGATCCCATTGGTGCATCTCGTGCATTGCAGCTGAGGCAAGATATATTAAGAGTTGAACAATATAGCAAAAACTCTAATTCAGCTAAATCAAGCCTTGAATTTGAAGAATCAGTTTTGCAAAGTATTACAAATAATTATCAAAGATTGAGAGAGTTGGCTATTTCAGCAAACAATGGTTCTTTATCAAGCACTGAGCGCGATGCTATTTCAAATGAAATGCAGGTTATTTTAGGTGATATGGAGTCGTTGGCAAATTCTAAAAATGGTAATGGCGAATATATTTTTTCTGGTTTCAAAACATTGACACAGGCTATTTCCAAATCCTTATCTGGTGATTATGTATTTCAGGGTGATGAAGGGCAAAGAACAATACAATTGAATGATGCAAGTTTTATTGAATCAAATGATACGGGCAAGACACTTTTTTTTAACTTGACAACTTCTTCATTGGATTTAAATACAAGTCGTGGCATTGCTTCTATTACCACAGCAAGTTCAGGTTTAGTCAATGCTGGTACTTTGCCATCATTAGATGTCGGTGATTTAATGATTAATAATATTGCCATCTCTGCGGCAATTTCCGATGGTCTTTCTTCAACAGATGCAGCACGTAGTGGCATTGCTATAGCGACTGCTATTAATACAAGTTATTCAGAACATGGTGTTCATGCTATTGTTAATGAGAATATGGTGAATTTGGGTATTTTTAATAGTCAACCGATTACCTCTGGTCAGTTTGTATTAAATGGCGTGACAATTACAGATACGACAGGCACAGAAGCCTCCTTAATGAACAGTATTAATAATCAAAGTGAGACAACAGGGGTTATTGCAACTCAGCCAGGAGGCGTGGGCACAGCCATTATTTTAGTGGCTGGTGACGGTAGAAATATTCAGCTTCAAACAGCGGGTGGTGCAGCTGCGAGTTTTGGTAATTTTGATCTGAGCGCAGGAGCCTTGAACCAAGTCTCAAGAGCGACGGTCACACTACGCAGTAATCAGAGTATTAATATACAAGGTGCATTGCCTAGTGATATTGGGTTAAGTGCTGGATCTATTAATACTTCAACCAATAGTGGCGACGCCGTCTTTAGTGCTGCAAAAGTAGTGGGTGTACCGCACAATCTTAATGAAACTTATTCTATTATCTTTAATGCGGGTGGCACATCCTTTGATATTGTTGCGGATTCAAACCCAAATCAACCCTTATCCGGTTATGATGATATTACATACATTCCAGGTCAAGAAATTGAGTTTAATGGCCTAAGATTATCGATTACAGGAGAACCAAATGCTGGTGATGTTTTTAATGTGGAAATCAAACAAGTGCCAACACAAAATATTTTCACAAGCACCAAAAATATTTCGGACAATATTAAAGTATTGGGCAATGATCCGGCTCGATTAGATTATGAGATCGGTGTCTTTCTTAACAGTTTGGAAAGTGCAGAATCCTCACTCAATAATGTGAGAGCGCAGATTGGTGCTCGATTAAATGTGATTGACTCATTAAATCAAAATAATGACAACATTAAGTTCATTGCTCAAGAAGCATTAAGTAAGATTGAAGATTTAGATTACGCAGAAGCTGTATCACTTTTATCACAGATGACGCTATCGCTTCAAATATCTCAGCAAACATTTGCGCGTATTCAATCCTTGTCTTTGTTTAATTTCTTATAG
- a CDS encoding flagellin N-terminal helical domain-containing protein, whose product MAQVINTNLASLNAQKNLSRSGEALSTSLQRLSSGLRINSAKDDAAGLAISTRFTSQIKGLTQASRNANDAISLAQVSEGALQEVTNILQRMRELAIQSANGTNSASDRAALQGETNQLKQEMSRVANTTTFNGLKILNGDLQNALFHVGAEANQTISVSIRDTRSTALGTNSVKTNNAQGLEGATHKELYVGVAGGAGGAALGAEVGAAQANAATNGYSVSNFTITNVNSAGVSTTQTVAVAANDEASTIAANLSAATGVEARAFNQVTVSNLATMNAATNITLEGQVISSGATTTADSMATAINANATLQGAGIYAVSNGTSLDVFALDGRDLSFASTAGTGVFDMVGLDGAAATTLVATQATTFGGRVDILMDQGYSISSDTDSIISNTTATTVAVGNGSINDFVNSTTNTANNLSNNVGAQVLTIVGSNGSDTVNVSAGQAADSIAAAVNAIAGTTGVTASATTSLTLSDLSADGTVSFNLYGDNATEAAVVATVTTGDMTALVKSINDVAGTTGITAAIGSSNAEIVLTHSTGKDIAIENFKHSAAVDYASPDVTVVSGTGSTQSAAVEQSIRVTGNAANNSGGEAVSLFDGGARTNFDSTVVGGEISFNSASAFNVTSDISGSASTGTSLFAGAVGSANSSTLSDVGQIDIGTQAGANAAIDVIDGALDQISGVRAQLGAVQNRFSSTISNIANGIENMEAARSRILDADFAQETAALTKAQILQQAGIAILSQANQVPQNVLGLLR is encoded by the coding sequence ATGGCACAGGTTATTAATACGAATTTAGCATCATTAAACGCACAAAAGAATTTGTCGCGTTCTGGTGAGGCATTATCAACGTCTTTACAAAGACTGTCATCAGGTTTACGCATTAACAGTGCAAAAGATGATGCTGCGGGACTTGCAATTAGTACCCGTTTTACATCACAAATCAAAGGCTTGACACAGGCATCTCGTAATGCGAATGACGCTATTTCTTTAGCGCAAGTGTCTGAAGGTGCTTTACAAGAAGTAACGAACATTTTGCAACGTATGAGAGAGCTGGCTATTCAATCAGCCAATGGCACGAACTCTGCTTCCGATCGTGCTGCTTTACAAGGTGAAACAAATCAATTGAAACAAGAAATGTCACGTGTTGCAAACACCACAACTTTCAACGGATTGAAAATTTTAAATGGTGATTTACAAAATGCACTTTTCCATGTAGGTGCTGAAGCAAATCAAACCATTTCAGTATCTATTAGAGATACACGTTCTACTGCATTAGGTACGAACTCAGTAAAAACAAATAATGCGCAAGGCTTAGAAGGTGCAACCCATAAAGAATTATATGTGGGTGTGGCAGGTGGTGCAGGTGGGGCTGCATTAGGTGCTGAAGTCGGTGCTGCGCAAGCGAACGCTGCAACCAATGGTTACAGTGTATCTAACTTTACCATCACCAATGTAAATAGTGCTGGTGTGTCAACAACGCAAACAGTCGCTGTGGCAGCAAATGATGAAGCAAGTACAATTGCTGCTAATCTGAGTGCTGCAACAGGTGTTGAAGCACGTGCTTTCAACCAAGTTACTGTTAGTAATTTGGCAACCATGAACGCAGCAACCAACATTACCTTAGAAGGCCAAGTGATTTCTAGTGGTGCAACAACAACAGCTGACTCAATGGCAACCGCTATTAATGCAAACGCTACCTTGCAAGGTGCGGGTATCTATGCGGTTAGCAATGGTACAAGCTTAGATGTATTTGCCTTAGATGGTCGCGATTTAAGCTTTGCAAGCACCGCAGGTACAGGTGTGTTTGATATGGTTGGTTTAGATGGTGCTGCTGCTACAACCTTAGTTGCAACACAAGCAACAACCTTTGGTGGCAGAGTCGATATCTTAATGGATCAAGGCTATTCAATATCTTCTGATACCGATTCTATTATCAGCAATACAACCGCAACTACGGTTGCTGTGGGTAATGGTTCTATTAATGACTTTGTAAATAGCACAACCAATACTGCAAACAATCTAAGCAATAACGTTGGTGCGCAAGTGTTGACGATTGTTGGTAGTAACGGTTCTGATACTGTGAATGTTTCTGCAGGACAAGCTGCCGATAGTATTGCTGCCGCTGTAAATGCGATTGCAGGAACAACAGGGGTTACTGCTTCTGCTACAACCTCATTGACATTATCTGATCTATCAGCAGATGGTACTGTGTCTTTCAACCTATATGGTGATAATGCGACAGAGGCTGCTGTTGTTGCAACCGTTACAACAGGTGATATGACTGCACTTGTGAAATCAATCAATGATGTTGCGGGTACCACAGGTATCACTGCTGCAATTGGTAGTAGCAATGCTGAGATTGTGTTAACACACAGTACAGGTAAAGACATTGCTATTGAAAACTTTAAGCACAGTGCTGCTGTAGACTATGCTTCACCTGATGTGACGGTTGTTTCTGGTACAGGTAGCACACAGTCTGCTGCTGTTGAACAATCCATTCGTGTTACAGGTAATGCAGCCAATAATAGCGGTGGTGAAGCTGTATCACTCTTTGATGGTGGTGCAAGAACAAACTTTGACTCAACCGTTGTGGGCGGTGAAATATCTTTCAACTCAGCCAGTGCTTTCAACGTAACCTCTGATATTTCAGGCTCTGCTTCTACAGGCACATCATTGTTTGCAGGTGCAGTGGGTTCAGCAAATTCATCTACTTTAAGTGACGTTGGTCAGATTGATATTGGAACACAAGCGGGTGCAAATGCTGCAATCGATGTTATCGATGGTGCATTAGACCAAATCAGTGGTGTTCGTGCGCAGTTAGGTGCTGTACAAAACAGATTTTCAAGCACTATTTCTAATATTGCAAATGGTATTGAAAATATGGAAGCAGCAAGATCTCGTATTTTAGATGCGGATTTTGCGCAAGAAACAGCTGCTTTAACCAAAGCACAAATCTTACAACAAGCGGGTATCGCGATTTTGTCTCAAGCAAATCAAGTGCCTCAGAATGTGTTAGGTTTGTTACGATAA
- a CDS encoding rod-binding protein gives MDIKRADTFNYYDMSALKQFEKQAGNNKEDLAVVAKQLESVFLEMVLKSMREADECLKSELFDSDSEDMYRDMYDKQLVLSLSETQSIGLQDVIMRQLQGQVGSDK, from the coding sequence ATGGATATTAAACGCGCTGATACTTTTAATTATTATGATATGAGTGCTTTAAAGCAATTTGAAAAGCAAGCCGGCAACAATAAAGAAGATTTGGCGGTTGTGGCAAAGCAATTAGAATCTGTATTTCTTGAGATGGTATTAAAGAGTATGCGAGAGGCAGATGAGTGTCTCAAATCAGAGCTATTTGACAGCGATTCTGAAGATATGTACAGAGATATGTATGATAAGCAGCTTGTTTTATCTTTATCCGAAACGCAGTCAATTGGTTTGCAAGATGTGATTATGAGACAGTTACAGGGACAAGTTGGCTCAGATAAGTAG